A window from Solanum stenotomum isolate F172 chromosome 7, ASM1918654v1, whole genome shotgun sequence encodes these proteins:
- the LOC125870028 gene encoding agamous-like MADS-box protein AGL28, protein MAKIENEDDLYSSFSKRRKTLYKKASDVIRKYDIDVGIVTFSPSDNPFSFFHPTIDAVVDRFFSPYTQGSETSCLNIANTRTRIKEKQVELEDLEIIEETLANQTTDETDIEEMWEQIKEFNLEDLKKFESRLDEVDLMLKNAVASSIAQAPQENAN, encoded by the coding sequence ATGGCcaaaatagaaaatgaagatGATTTATACTCATCATTTTCAAAGCGTCGGAAAACTTTATACAAGAAAGCAAGCGATGTGATTAGAAAATATGACATTGATGTGGGAATAGTAACATTTTCCCCTTCTGATAAtcctttctcattttttcaCCCTACAATTGATGCTGTTGTTGATCGATTTTTTAGTCCATATACACAGGGAAGTGAAACTAGTTGCCTTAACATTGCAAACACTCGGACCAGAATCAAGGAGAAACAAGTTGAACTTGAAGATCTCGAGATCATAGAAGAGACTTTAGCTAATCAGACAACAGACGAGACTGACATAGAGGAAATGTGGGAACAAATTAAGGAATTTAATCTAGAGGATTTGAAAAAATTTGAAAGTCGATTGGATGAAGTTGATTTGATGCTGAAAAATGCTGTCGCTTCTTCTATTGCACAAGCTCCTCAAGAAAATGCTAATTAA
- the LOC125870029 gene encoding agamous-like MADS-box protein AGL61 — protein MAEKKTLGRQKILMAKIENEDDLYSSFSKRRETLYKKASDMIRKYDIDVGIVTFSPSDNPFSFFHPTIDAVVDRFFSPYTQGSETSCLNIANTRTRIKEKQVELDDLEIIEETLANQTTDETDIEEMWEQIKEFNLEDLKKFESRLDEVDLMLKNAVASSIAQAPQENAN, from the coding sequence ATGGCAGAAAAAAAGACCTTAGGACGTCAGAAGATTTTGATGGCcaaaatagaaaatgaagatGATTTATACTCATCATTTTCAAAGCGTCGGGAAACTTTATACAAGAAAGCAAGCGATATGATTAGAAAATATGACATTGATGTGGGAATAGTAACATTTTCCCCTTCTGATAAtcctttctcattttttcaCCCTACAATTGATGCTGTTGTTGATCGATTTTTTAGTCCATATACACAGGGAAGTGAAACTAGTTGCCTTAACATTGCAAACACTCGGACCAGAATCAAGGAGAAACAAGTTGAACTTGATGATCTCGAGATCATAGAAGAGACTTTAGCTAATCAGACAACAGACGAGACTGACATAGAGGAAATGTGGGAACAAATTAAGGAATTTAATCTAGAGGATTTGAAAAAATTTGAAAGTCGATTGGATGAAGTTGATTTGATGCTGAAAAATGCTGTCGCTTCTTCTATTGCACAAGCTCCTCAAGAAAATGCTAATTAA
- the LOC125870031 gene encoding agamous-like MADS-box protein AGL28: MAEKKTLGRQKILTAKIENEDDLYSSFSKSRETLYKKASDMIRKYDIDVGIVTFSPSENPFSFFHPTIDAVVDRFFSPYTQGSETNRLNIANTRTRIKEKQVELEDLEIIKETLANQTTDETAIEEMWEQIKEFNPEDLKKFESRLDEVDLMLKNVVASSIAQVPQENAN; this comes from the coding sequence ATGGCAGAAAAAAAGACCCTAGGACGTCAGAAGATTTTGACGGCcaaaatagaaaatgaagatGATTTATACTCATCATTTTCAAAGAGTCGGGAAACTTTATACAAGAAAGCAAGCGATATGATTAGAAAATATGACATTGATGTGGGAATAGTAACATTTTCCCCCTCTGAAAAtcctttctcattttttcaCCCTACAATTGATGCTGTTGTTGATCGATTTTTTAGTCCATATACACAGGGAAGTGAAACTAATCGCCTTAACATTGCAAACACTCGGACCAGAATCAAGGAGAAACAAGTTGAACTTGAAGATCTCGAGATCATAAAAGAGACTTTAGCTAATCAGACAACAGACGAGACTGCCATAGAGGAAATGTGGGAACAAATTAAGGAATTTAATCCAGAGGATTTGAAAAAATTTGAAAGTCGATTGGATGAAGTTGATTTGATGCTGAAAAATGTTGTTGCTTCTTCTATTGCACAAGTTCCTCAAGAAAATGCTAATTAA
- the LOC125870030 gene encoding agamous-like MADS-box protein AGL61 yields MGIGVRVGLTCPVENGHVPSHPNLGCDIYSSRLETLYKKASDIIRKYDIDIEIVTFPPSDNHFSFFHPTIDAVVDRFFSPYTQGCETSRLNIANTRTRIKEKQVELEDLEIIEETLANQTTNETDIEEMWEQIKEFNPDDLKKFESRLDEVDLMLKNVVASSIAQAPQENAN; encoded by the exons ATGGGGAtcggggtgagggtggg gctgacgtgtccggtggaaAATGGACACGTACCATCACATCcgaatttggggtgtgacatatACTCATCGCGTCTGGAAACTTTATACAAGAAAGCAAGCGATATAATTAGAAAATATGACATTGATATCGAAATAGTAACATTTCCCCCTTCTGATAatcatttctcattttttcaCCCTACAATTGATGCTGTTGTTGATCGATTTTTTAGTCCATATACACAGGGATGTGAAACTAGTCGCCTTAACATTGCAAACACTCGGACCAGAATCAAGGAGAAACAAGTTGAACTTGAAGATCTCGAGATCATAGAAGAGACTTTAGCTAATCAGACAACAAACGAGACTGACATAGAGGAAATGTGGGAACAAATTAAGGAATTTAATCCAGATGatttgaaaaagtttgaaagtCGATTGGATGAAGTTGATTTGATGCTGAAAAATGTTGTTGCTTCTTCTATTGCACAAGCTCCTCAAGAAAATGCTAATTAA